The DNA sequence ggggagagggaaaagagaccTCAGGACCCAATCTGCTGCAGTTGCCAGGGGCAGCAGGATCCAGGAGGGAACGGTCTCTTGTCAATTACTGGGAAACTAGAATTTTTACCCGTTCATCTTTGGATGAGCCAGTAAATGTTCAGAACCTCTGAGCTCCCACAACAAAGGAAATTAGGCTGATGCAGCCATAGCACAGAGTTACCTACAGAAGATCACCACAGAATTCGGTAAATGCTGACATACACAGAACGTTCCAGACCTTGTGAGCCCGGAATCCTAGGATACCCTGTGTGCCCCAGAGAAGGCATGGAAATTGCAGGGAACTGCACAGAGTCGGGGGGGGGTTGGAAGCCTGTGACAGGAGTGAGTGAAAATGGGGACATCACTGCTCCTCAAACATATGGTTGAGGAGAGGGTTTTATTGTAGATAGGAGCCAGTAGGGAGGATccagactgaacatggccagcagactgcACCCAACCATGATAGGAGAGgtgaggaagctgagagagagagagagagagagagagagagagagagagagagagagagagaNNNNNNNNNNNNNNNNNNNNNNNNNNNNNNNNNNNNNNNNNNNNNNNNNNNNNNNNNNNNNNNNNNNNNNNNNNNNNNNNNNNNNNNNNNNNNNNNNNNNNNNNNNNNNNNNNNNNNNNNNNNNNNNNNNNNNNNNNNNNNNNNNNNNNNNNNNNNNNNNNNNNNNNNNNNNNNNNNNNNNNNNNNNNNNNNNNNNNNNNNNNNNNNNNNNNNNNNNNNNNNNNNNNNNNNNNNNNaggaggaggaggaggaggaggaggaggaagggcacCAAGAGAAGAACCAAAAGAGCCTGTAGCCACCCAAAATGGCCTAGTTATATAAGGTCAGaaagtgggggaaggaagggaagtccAGTCCCTGGGTTGGAGAGGTTTAGGGTCAGAGGCAGGATGGTaagtgctgggaggagccacaggtgcTGAGTGAGACTCGCCCCAGAGTTCTTTTCGATCTGATGAGGGCAAAGCACGGAAATAGGAAGTGTACCCTCTAAAGCATGGAAACAAGATATACGCCCCTCAAAGCGTAAAGCGGGAAGCAAACCCCTTCACCTGAAGCTGAAAGCAACCTCATCCCAAACCCTGGCAGCTATAACAAGAACAACAGAACCTCATTTGATGTAGCTGTAGCGCTGGCCAGATGAACCCGGGGCTCTCCATGGGCAAGCATGTCTCCAGTTCCTCAGGGTGCCACGACCCAGCTTAGACAGCAGTCCGCAGGTAAGAGCAAGCCTCTGGGACAATGACCTGCAGCCCAGATGATAGTCGCTGTCCTTCAAGAGTGCACTTTGGCTTCACCTGGGGAGAAGCAGGGCTCAAGTGGAACTCTAAGAGTTGGGGACTGGGCAGCAGATGGCTAATCTTGGCTATCAATTTCACATACCtgggaaaagagaatctcagatgaGAAACTATCTCCATCAGACTGtcctgtgggatattttcttgattaatattgATGTAGgagagtgtactggctggttttgtgtgtcaacttgatgcaagttagagtcatcagagaggaaggagcctcagttgaggaaatgcctccgtgagatctagctgtaaggcattttctcaattagtgatcaatatGGGGAGAGCCCAAGGCTGGGCTGGTGGTCTATAAGAAaatagactgagcaagccacaggaagcaagccagtaagcagcacccctccatggcctctgcctcagctcctgcctccagtcctgcttgaattcctgtcctgacttcttccaatgatctaagtgtaagccaaataaaccctttcctctccaacttgctttttggtcatggtgtttcatcacagtaatgaaaaccataactaagacagagggGCTGTGTAGgaaagactgagcaagccagtgtaTTCACAGCATTCTtcagtggtctctgcttcagttcctgcctccaggttcctgccctcagTTACTGCCCTGGAGTCCCTTGATGCTGAGTTGTAGTAACCTGTTGTCAACCAACTGAAAGAGAGTAAAGACCACCGACCAAATCGGTTTTAGTTGAATTAAGCAAGCTTTATTATGTGTGCACAATATAGCTGGCCCGGTGACGGCCTCTCCCTAAATGGGGATTTGAGAGAACCACCCTGAACATAGGAGAAGGGAGAGttttataccccccccccaaaaccacaCAGCTAGAAGGTTTCCAAGGATTGGGAGATTTCCAGAGGAATTCTGGTCACATAAGGACTTGGCAGAACATCTCAATGTTATTTGGCAGAATACCTTATCTTATAAGGGTGGATGTGGGTGAAGATTCAGTCAGGATACAGACCAACTTGAATTCCAGGAAGATCCAATGCATGGTGAGGTTGAATTATAAGATGAAGAAACAAGTCGTACAGAAAACAGAAACGAACTTAATTTGACCCTGTAACAAGATGGCTTCTGATCTTAAGACGGAGCCAGACTGGATCTTCTCTATAAGcagaagtaaaccctttcctcctctggtcagttttatcatagcagcagaaagaaaactaggacgGAGAGGGTAGAAGGCAGACATCCCAGAAGCAAGCTAGCTTTGGACATAGCTTGCAGCTGTGGGAAACAAGCCACAGATCcataggaaggccttccatccCAATCCCACTCCTCTTGTACTGGATACCAGGGGCATCAATTCCCCACAGCTAAGCTGTGTGACGCTCCCATCCCAGAGCAGAACATCTTAGCAGGAGACGGACTCAGCCTTGTAGACTCGAGTTTCCCAGCAACCAGCAGGTATGTCCAAACCCTGAGTTCTCCACTCTGCCCCGCCCCCAGTCTTCCCAGGAGCCTCTCACTTCCTTGCTGCTGGTTTCATGAAGTTGGCACCCCTGACAATCTACACTGAGAACCTAACTGGGTCCCAGGCATGGAACCTAAGCCACCAGGCCCACACTGTAGAACGTACGCTTCCCAGGGGAGTTGCATTATACTCCTATAGTGTTGGCGATGCACCACTGAGAGCAAGCATTTGAGATGCAGCCCCACCACCAGCAAGATGACAGCCCATCCCATGCTCAAACTCCAAACCCAGTGAGGAAACAAGACACTCAGGTACCAACCCACAGAAGGGTACAGGGAACTCCACACCACggctgagtcaggaggagagACAGCAACTGCATGCCCTTACATgcagaaataaaaggaacaacCAGGGCACCCAGACAGTTTGGATGGGCCATCTAGCAGGTAGACACAGGAATAGCAATGCCTAGAATGGACAAGAGGCTCATGCCAGAAGCCCCACCATTACCCCAAGAGGATTTTCTGCAGTTCTGTCCCAGAGAGCTGAGTTCCCTCAAAGTCCCACACCAGTCACCACACATGGGGGACAATGAAGCTGGTGAACAGCTGTTTCCGATTTCACGACTCAGACACTCAAAACACTTGGCTGATGGCTTCCAGCAGACATCAGGGAGGTCAAGGTGTGTGAGGAGAGTCTGGAAAGGAGGTACCCAGCAGCAGGAAACAGAATGGACAGAAGGCCGGGGAGCTGGCATGGCGGGGGACTCCAGTGGTTTGCATGTATGCGACTGTAACATGTATGTTCACAGAGGCATCAACACCCCACAAACTCTGCTCTCTGAAGCAAGGCCACCCCATATTGCAAAGGGACCTGctgagggggtggggtaggggccAACAGTGTCTTTTCACCTGCAAGCTATAGTTTGTTCCCTCGTCCCTGCATGCCCACCTCTAGGTTAGGTGTTAGGTGTGGTGACAGTGACTCACACAAATCCATGAGGCCACTGGGCTGTGACAAGGAACAGCAGAAATGATCCCGGTTGTTGtttatcacagacacacacatgcacatgcacacgcacactcacgtacacacacaccatctccacagcctaacagaagggttttttttttaaagagtacagAACACTGGGGAACCAAAGCACACTGGCCTCTGTATGGGCAAGTCCTCAGTACAACACAATTGAAAAGcagcaccccaccccatccaGCCTCTGCCATGTTTACGGCCAAACAGGTCCCTCTACCCTGGTGGTGCGACCAGAAGCCCAGCCACCCATATTTGCCCCCTATACCATTGAATTTGGGCTGTGGAAGGAGAAGGCAGTTGGACCAGGTCTTCTCTGAAGCTTCCCCCCAAAAGCTATCATGCCTGAGAGGCCACAGACCCAAACACTCTCCAACATGTCTGTCCCAGGGTTACATCAACCATATTGTTGCCACACTGGCCCTGCCGGACAGATGCTCTTAGTGTGGATGCTCTGACAAACCTCCGACATTCTGTAGGCTATGTCCCCTAACAGGACCTGGCTGTGCACAGGCAGCGCCACCCTCGTTTACACACACCTCTCCTTTCACCTGCTCTCCACTGTGTCTCTTCTCCTGTCCCAGGTAAGCATTGAAGGATCTGCCTGCTGGGCTCTAGAGGGAGGTCTCCCTGTGGGGGCTTGGCAGACCATGGCGGTCATCACATTCATCTCCACCACCCCTTCTGAGGAGAAACTCATGTTCTCTCATCTAACATCCTGATTCCTCCCCTGGGTAAACCTTTAGCCCAGAACAAGAAGGGGCAGAAGCCCAGGTTCTGGACCACACAGCAGGCGTGGAGCCCTCACCTGGTCTCTTCTGGTAATTTACTTAACTtccttttgcctcagtttccccaaagcAAAGAGGTTCCGACAGGTCCGTTCAGAGTGGAGAAAGCAAAACCAACGGACCAGCACCTACAGGTGTCTCCTCccagccttcccccccccccacgcccggGCCTTGAGGGACACTAAGCCCTTTCTGTGTTCATAAACCTGTCTGAGGGAACATTCTAGAATGCTGCAAGGATCAACTTGTCAGGGAGctctccccgcccctccctgGCTCGTCCCAGGGAGGCAGGAAGCAATTCCAGACAAGCTGAGACCCTCTCCTCGCGAAGGGGTTCCTCCAGGGCCCTGGGTCTACCATCAAGATGTTAGCTCTTGAGCGTGTCTGAGGACTCTCAAAATGTTCTCATGGGTCCAAAACCGTGGCACATCTGAGCACAGCGCCGGGCTAGAGACCCCGCTGCAGGCTCCCAACCAACGCTGCTGGTTCATATTGGATCCCATTGGCATCCTGTTCGCCACGGCCGCGTGGGCGCTGGTGCTGAGCGGTGGATGGGTACTGTTCCGGGACCTGCTTATGCCGTCTAACAACATGTTGTACACAGTAGCCAATGGTGTGGTCTTCCATCTGCTGGCCTCGTTGGCACTCGCGTCACATCTACGGACTATGCTAACCGACCCAGGTTCTGTGCCCCTGGGTAACCCACCCGGGCCTGACACAGTGTCCTACTGTCCCGACTGCCGCTCTGCCATACCGAAGAGAGCTTGCCACTGTACAGTGTGCAAGCGCTGCATCCGCAAGAACGACCACCACTGTCCCTGGATTAACAACTGCGTGGGTGAGGACAACCAAAAGTACTTCCTGCTTTTCACAATGTACATTGGACTTACCTCGACCCACGTTCTGCTCCTGTTGGGCGTCCCTGTCCTGTGCAGCTACGCCCGGGGCGAGTGGGATTCCAGCAGCACCGTGTCCCTACCTGCCcctatcctcttcctcctcctggtgGCGCTAATGGGCTTCCTCTTTGGCGTGGTAATGCTCTGCAGCCAAATGTGCGCCATCTACGCAGACAAAACTACAACGGAGCTGCTGTATCAGAACACACACTCAGAGGGCAGACGGTCCAAGTGCGCAAACATGAAGGCGGTCTGTGGCTCCCACGTCTCCCTGGCCTGGCTCAGCCCTTTTCATTCCCCAGAACATTACAAAGTGAGTGAGCAACACCTTATGGCCTAAGCCATTCATGGGTGTCCAGAGCAAAGCATGGCGGCGACACACAAACCTGAACAAAGCAGCTCCCTGAAGGAAACCAACATGGCAGAGTACAAAGTAATATACTTCAGATGTTCTTGTGCAGCAGAATAGCAAAAGAAAGCTATTCTATAATTGTTGGAGGAACCCGGAGGAAATTGGGCTCCCTGTGCCCGCTTGTAGCTCCGAAAATGCTATCAGATGGAAAGCAATGAAATGCATCCCTATGACCACCTGTCCTGAGTTGGTACCCACTCTTGTTTAATTCCAACTGCACATTCTAAAGTAATCGCAAGATGATGCCCTGCCTTCTGCTGTGAGCTCAAAGAGCATCATCTGGTTCTGACCGGCCTTTGCATTTCTCACAAGTTCAATTCCATTGCATtggtagtttctctctctctctctctctctctctctctctctctctccatattggTAAATTTGATTTTACTTAGGGTCTTTGCTTTGTGGTTTGTCAATATACTctagctttggtttgttttttctttttaatcttttggttatatttatttacttatttggtaGATATACACATGCTATAGTGCTTGTGTTGAAGTCAGAGGAACAGCTtgagtctgttctcttctctcaCGTGGATGCTGAGTATCTCACGAATTATCAGATGTGATGGCAAATACCTCTGCCTGATGAGCCACCTTGGTGGCCTGACATGGAATCTTTCATGGGCTTTGTCTATTCATATTTCACTCAAATTCTCACTGGACATGAGAAATGACCAGGATATCTGGGGTTACCATTTTTGATCATGCTGTACAAGATTGGCCAGAGGTTCCTTAGAACAGAGGTTAGAAATCACGAAGTAGAACTTCTGTTTTAAGGTAAGGATACAGGAGGTCCCTCCTGTAAGACATGGCAGGGGGCTCCTAGTGCCTTAActtgctgtcttagggtttccattgttgcaacaaaacaccatgacctaaaagcaagttggggaggaaagggtttattcagcttacacttccacattgctgttcatcacctaaggaagtcgggacaggaactcaaacagagcgggaacctggaggcaggagctgatgcagaagccatggagggatgctgtttactggcttgctccccatggcttgctcagtctgctttcttatagaactcagaaccaccagcccagggatggcacagcTCAccgtggactgggccctcccccaatgatcactaattgagaaaatgccttacagctggattttatggaggcactttctcaatcgAGGCTGCTTCCtgtctgatgactctagcttgggtcaagttgacataaaaccagcccgTTTACCTGTTCTGCCACCACGTGACACCTCTCGTGACCGAGGCACCATGCCAACACTAGGAAGTCTGTACTGACGCCACCTACCAACTCTTAGCAGATGTCACCATGGTacaaatgtgtgcacatataaCTTGTGAGTGCTAGCACCACACCAGCACAGACCTGCCCTTTTATAAGTTACCCCTCTCCTCCTCACCTAAGACCTTCTGCATCTCTGTGGTTTTATCATTTCAAAATCACTACATAGATGGAGTTATACAGCATGCCATTGTTCAagggtttttattattgttgttgttgttttattattactgttattattattcaTTGTATTGTCCTGAAGATCCAGCTAAGTTTGCTTGTGTTAGAAGTTGTCTTTTATTGGTAAGTATGATCGGCAGTATAGATCTACTGTAATATTTGACCAGTTTGGGCCTGTTATAGATGAGGCTGCTATGGGCGTTATATGGCAGTTGTGCGCATGCGCATTTCCATGTCTCTGGCGCCGACACCCAAGGTTGCACTTGCAGGTGACGGAACGGGACACGTCTAGTATCCTGCAGTGCCTGTTTCCTGTGTCATTCACGCCTTACGCCACTGCCGGCAGGGATGAGGGACATGTCTTCCCCCACCCTCTCAGCCTTCGGCGACGACGCCAGGCACTTCATGTCGCCCTTCTCGTGGCTGAGTGGTGATACCTCGTGCGGTTTTCATTCTCTATGGGCTAACAAGGCGAACCCTCTCTTCCTGTGCCCGTTTTGCCTCGGAGGCTTCTGCCTGTTCTCTAATTGGTTTCTTGGGTATTTCTCTGTGATTTAGACAAGGCTCACCACGGACTCTGTGAGCTCATTTGCTCCAGCCTGTGTGCTGATGGACTGTGTGTCTCCCACTGGCTCCCTTTGGCACAATATCATATTCACTCAGATCTAGGAAGGTCTGTTCCTGGTTTCCCTAGCATCTCTGTGGTTTCTGCACACAGCCCCTTGTTTGTGTAACCGGCTGTGGCTGCTGTAGCATCAAGTGGGATAATTCCTCCAACTTCCCTTCCACGAACGTTGTAACTCTTTTGCATCCTTTTCATTTACATGTTAAGAGTAAGAGTTCTAAGTTTAGGTAAGTAAAGAAATCAACAGGGAGTGTTGATAGCGTGCACGGGTGAGGCTGAACTAGACACCTCGATGCTTTGAACTTAAAATTCCTGTGAGAAACAAATGTAGGGATAAGGGAGAGATGGCTAACCTGATGGTCCACATTCCATCCCTGAGACCTACATGAAAGGCTGGGTGCGTAACAGCTCATGTGTGGAATTCCTACTGAGACAGgtaataaagacaagaaaattgCCCACAGGCAGAAGTTCTGGGCTAGCTATCCCAAAGCTTACAGTTCAGGAGAAACAGGAGGGACTCCACCTCAATAATCTAAGAggacccagcactcgggaggcagaggcaggcggatttctgagtttgaggtcagccagggctacacagagaaactctgtctcgaaaaacctaaaaaaaaaaaaaaaaaaatctaagaggaGAGAGCTAACTCCCAAAAGGaggtcccctgacttccacatgtccATTATGACATGTATGCCCATGCActtatatgcacaaacacatacacacaccatcatcatcatcatcatcatcactatcatcatcatcataaataaataaatagataaataaaattgggGCTGAAAAGATTGCATTAATGGCTAAGAGagcactcttgcagaggacctgggttctagcCCCACCATCTGCATGACAGTTCACAATTGTCCattaacttcagttctaggatgcacatgatacacatacatgcatatgagcaaaacactcctacacataaaataacctaAAAGTGTTCTTTTGAAAGTCACAACAAGCAACAAAATAATTAGCTACACGTGgcggtgcactcctttaatctgaACTATAGGAAGGCAggtttcttgagtttgaggccagcctggtctacactgtgagttcaAACACAGCCATGGCTCCGTATTatacagactctgtctcaacatggtaataacaacaataataatcatataataaatcaaatcaaaaataaatggtGAGAGGGGCGGGATCTTgctgggttttgggggggggagacaaacACTCTATACTGAGTCTTCTCCACTGCCTGGTTTGCTACtctgtttatttctgggtttggGGGTTCTATTGCCATACTTTCGGGTGATTACGCCCAGGTCTCCCACTGTGTTCAGTCACCTGTGAGTGGTAGTGTGCCTAGGTTCAATTTCCACACTCAGCACGAAGATCTCCGGCTGCCTTCCCGTGCCAGGCTCCTCTCCCGCCCCCCCTGTGGAGCTCACAGGTTTCATCTTGGAAGGTTTTTGTGTTTCGTTTCCATGGCTTCTTTGCTGCTTTCCGAGTGGATGGTTGTCATGTCTGAATGAAGTCATCTCAGCATCTTTTTTCTGTAAAGTATATGCTCAAatctttacctattttttttaaattggattggGTGGAGTTTTTCTAGATACAAGCCCTTACCCCGTGCAAGAGATAAATCATGTGATCCGTTTTGGGTATGAGATGCCCTTAGAATTCCCTGGAGAGTCACGGGTAAACAAGGGGCACTAGGCCCCCATTTTCCCTAGCTGGCCACTGGCAACCTCTTGTCTATGCCCTCAGATCATCCTAGGGTTGGAAAGTTGTGGGCATTGTGCTACACATCTGAGTCCAcacatcgggggggggggggcatccccCTCCCCACTGGATTCCTTAGTTAGGTGAAGGCTTTTTGTGTCCTAAGCCAGGGGAATGTAGGATCTGGGGAGAGAGCTGTGCTAGACAAGTGCAAAGATTGTACATCTCTGACAGACCAGGCTTCAGGATAGAGGACAGGAATGAAAGAGTCTGGAACCTTAAAGATCACTGTCTCACTTGGTCCTAATGAcctctctgtggctgtgataataaccatgaccaaggcagctaaCAGAAGAGAAGGTCTACTTGCCTTGTGGTTCCAGTGGAACAGGAGtctgtgggggtgaggggtggggatgaAGCCTGCCAGCAAGCAGCAGTCCTTAAACTCTCGAAACCCACGcttagtgacatactttctcaaggccacaccttcagaGCCTCCCCCAAACAATGCCACCCACTGGGGACCAAAGGTTCAAATCCCTCTGGGAgacattctctttcaaaccactaAATACACCATATTGACACGGCAGCTATTTTTGCCTTTCTGTAGTAGGCTGACATCCATTTCTGcagggaggggggcggggggtgtTGCTTCTGCTAGTGTCTTCAATTCTCTCACTTCTCACATCCCATAAATTATTTGGCAATGCTCGGCTGCCTCAGACTTGTCTTTCCACTCAACACTGTTTGTTTTGGTGATGTCTTCCCCCATCTCTGTGTTTATGAGATGCTGGGGAAGACAGATCCTGGCCAGTGTTCCAAGGTCCCGCTAGACAAGAGTAAGGTCAAGTGACCACCGCGAAGCACAGCGACCATAGTTAACGATGATGTCCTGTACGCATGCAAATTGCTAAAAGAGTACATTTTTACAGGTCCTACCACAATGAATGGTCATTTTGTGAGATGATAGATATCCTAATTA is a window from the Mus pahari chromosome 17, PAHARI_EIJ_v1.1, whole genome shotgun sequence genome containing:
- the LOC110334466 gene encoding palmitoyltransferase ZDHHC3-like, with product MFSWVQNRGTSEHSAGLETPLQAPNQRCWFILDPIGILFATAAWALVLSGGWVLFRDLLMPSNNMLYTVANGVVFHLLASLALASHLRTMLTDPGSVPLGNPPGPDTVSYCPDCRSAIPKRACHCTVCKRCIRKNDHHCPWINNCVGEDNQKYFLLFTMYIGLTSTHVLLLLGVPVLCSYARGEWDSSSTVSLPAPILFLLLVALMGFLFGVVMLCSQMCAIYADKTTTELLYQNTHSEGRRSKCANMKAVCGSHVSLAWLSPFHSPEHYKVSEQHLMA